The following are encoded in a window of uncultured Sphaerochaeta sp. genomic DNA:
- a CDS encoding AAA family ATPase, which translates to MVRTLTIDNFKGFNQETIIDFSELTLLSGLNSSGKSSAYQALIALSQSLQDVQITEKSKLPIFCTYGNKLKLGTIEDIINDLSRPMKLQLDFDKMHVYYSYQVIENHIILTEVAVENFSEEDPYFYRLKFDLESKKIKVDAENCLRFVDYEMDSIIGKYLQTEKIVEDAQQQFYSSIVCFDSVYGTVFSRNQLRFFNVDFQQVINCIEPSLRSKINNLHFTKHLEEQFLKLEKQEASLYVSGMGLRTEFLELNYVPPYRGIPQRYYDVAEGEDGGVNGELLSAINTNRKIPYRFQKNNKKIFGDSLVALNYWTKEILGIDGIEQDSKLEGVISSLMILQDGKKYSINMVGYGVSQALPIILNILFSDSQLCIIDEPEIHLHPKAQVQFAKFFYEMARLGKQIIVETHSEYIINYLIYESLISTSNSIVKMYWVKKGETGSFIDLIRWDKFGFIKNRPKGFSDGMEDIVKKMIDFRTQVK; encoded by the coding sequence ATGGTTAGGACATTAACAATCGATAACTTCAAAGGTTTTAATCAAGAGACTATAATTGATTTCTCGGAGTTGACGCTTCTCTCTGGGTTAAACAGTTCTGGAAAGAGTTCTGCATATCAAGCTTTGATTGCACTGTCACAATCCTTACAAGATGTTCAAATAACAGAAAAATCAAAATTACCAATATTCTGTACATATGGGAATAAATTAAAATTGGGAACAATTGAGGATATTATCAATGATTTAAGCCGGCCAATGAAATTGCAATTAGATTTTGATAAAATGCATGTTTATTATAGTTATCAAGTTATCGAAAATCACATTATTTTAACTGAAGTGGCGGTAGAAAATTTTAGCGAAGAAGATCCTTACTTTTATCGACTTAAATTTGATTTGGAAAGTAAAAAGATTAAAGTTGATGCAGAAAATTGTCTAAGGTTTGTTGATTATGAAATGGATAGCATAATCGGTAAATATTTACAAACAGAAAAGATTGTTGAAGATGCCCAACAACAGTTTTATTCAAGTATTGTATGCTTTGACTCGGTTTATGGGACAGTATTTTCAAGAAATCAGCTAAGATTTTTTAACGTAGATTTTCAGCAAGTAATAAATTGCATTGAACCATCTTTGCGAAGCAAGATAAATAATCTGCATTTTACTAAACATCTTGAAGAACAATTCCTAAAACTAGAAAAACAAGAGGCGTCATTGTATGTCTCGGGGATGGGATTGAGAACTGAATTTTTAGAATTAAACTATGTTCCTCCTTATAGAGGGATTCCTCAAAGATACTATGATGTTGCAGAGGGTGAAGATGGTGGTGTTAATGGCGAATTACTCAGTGCGATTAATACAAACAGGAAAATCCCATATAGATTTCAAAAGAATAATAAAAAAATTTTTGGAGATTCTTTGGTGGCACTTAATTATTGGACCAAGGAAATACTTGGTATAGACGGTATTGAACAGGATTCAAAGCTAGAAGGTGTTATTTCTTCATTAATGATCTTGCAGGATGGAAAAAAGTATTCGATAAATATGGTAGGATATGGAGTTAGTCAAGCATTACCAATCATACTTAATATCTTATTTTCAGATTCTCAGCTATGCATTATTGATGAGCCAGAGATTCATTTACATCCAAAAGCCCAAGTTCAATTTGCAAAATTCTTTTATGAGATGGCTAGATTGGGTAAACAAATAATTGTGGAAACTCACAGTGAATATATAATTAACTATTTGATATATGAATCCTTGATAAGTACAAGTAATAGTATTGTCAAAATGTATTGGGTAAAAAAGGGAGAAACGGGATCATTTATCGATCTTATAAGATGGGATAAGTTTGGGTTTATCAAAAATAGGCCCAAAGGTTTTTCTGACGGGATGGAAGATATTGTGAAGAAAATGATAGACTTTAGAACACAGGTAAAATAG
- a CDS encoding galactokinase family protein, translated as MPHSLEKQFTSLYPWAEKKDIHTAYAPYRVCPLGAHIDHQYGIITGFALDKGVYLRFLVSTDGAVNIDSMNFPEHVSFDLQDIGERQGNWGDYAKGAAYALSQNYELKNGIKGVIKGTLPIGGLSSSAAVVLCYLNALCLANGIELSASELIKTALFAENGYVGINVGKLDQSCEVLCKKQHLLALDTRDDSFSLIPSSPSLPKFEIAIFYSGVSRVLGSGYNTRVDEAKSAAYSLKAFAGIEYGLYKDTRLRDVPATVYAEFRDQLPEVFAKRAQHYFTEMDRVEKGIEAWKEGDLETFGKLVFASGYSSIHAWETGSPELKAIYEISEHVPGIYGCRFSGAGFKGCCMALIDPAYKKEIEEQVTREYLQQFPQYKDIFSVHFCKTDDGVRVE; from the coding sequence ATGCCACATTCCTTAGAAAAACAGTTCACCTCTTTGTACCCTTGGGCAGAGAAGAAAGATATTCACACAGCCTATGCTCCCTACAGGGTATGCCCACTGGGTGCTCATATTGACCATCAGTATGGCATTATTACCGGCTTCGCCTTGGATAAGGGCGTATACCTTCGCTTTCTTGTTTCCACTGATGGCGCGGTAAATATTGACAGTATGAACTTTCCCGAGCACGTCTCTTTTGATTTGCAGGATATTGGGGAGAGGCAGGGAAACTGGGGTGATTACGCCAAGGGTGCTGCATATGCACTTTCCCAGAATTATGAGTTGAAGAATGGTATCAAGGGAGTGATCAAGGGGACACTTCCCATCGGGGGGCTCTCTTCCTCTGCTGCAGTGGTATTGTGTTACCTTAATGCTCTTTGCCTTGCCAACGGTATTGAACTCTCTGCCTCTGAGCTGATCAAGACAGCGTTGTTTGCTGAGAATGGGTATGTAGGGATCAATGTAGGGAAGCTCGACCAATCGTGTGAGGTGCTGTGCAAAAAGCAACATCTCTTGGCTCTCGATACCCGTGACGATTCCTTCTCCCTGATTCCTTCTTCTCCTTCACTCCCCAAGTTTGAGATTGCCATTTTCTACTCGGGTGTTTCCCGGGTACTCGGAAGTGGCTACAACACACGGGTGGATGAGGCAAAAAGCGCTGCATACAGCCTGAAAGCGTTTGCTGGGATTGAGTATGGCCTCTACAAGGATACAAGGCTTAGGGATGTTCCTGCTACTGTTTATGCTGAGTTCAGGGACCAACTTCCAGAGGTCTTTGCAAAGCGTGCCCAGCACTACTTCACGGAGATGGATCGCGTGGAAAAGGGCATTGAGGCTTGGAAGGAAGGGGATTTGGAGACTTTCGGTAAGCTGGTATTCGCTTCCGGATACAGTTCCATCCATGCCTGGGAGACAGGGTCTCCCGAGCTGAAGGCCATCTATGAGATTTCTGAGCATGTTCCTGGTATCTACGGCTGCAGGTTTAGTGGTGCAGGCTTTAAAGGGTGTTGCATGGCTCTCATTGATCCAGCGTACAAGAAAGAGATAGAGGAACAGGTTACCAGAGAATACTTACAGCAGTTCCCCCAATACAAGGACATCTTCTCCGTCCATTTCTGCAAGACTGATGATGGGGTGAGGGTGGAGTAA